Proteins encoded within one genomic window of Besnoitia besnoiti strain Bb-Ger1 chromosome II, whole genome shotgun sequence:
- a CDS encoding signal peptidase (encoded by transcript BESB_035890): MAPTKQRVGALDVRAVVASVRPLILGLRVANVYDFSTGGGARGAGSSSYILKFAGRDSKVFLFIHAGFRMYTTEWKKDKGALPSPFCMRLRKALRTKKLEDIQQHGADRVVTLTFGRGESTLHLVVELYVAGNIILTDHENLILAVLRSHTLTPSAAPAAAATERSGTKGEGKGGEREQETQPHRIAVREYYRVVPPEMSLLRDGLRPVDLTVETVKRQLQAVLEEIAAQEKRSEKPQKAAHITWAQAVGRLAPFVNPALALHGLLVATEGDEGAKKRALTLEGVEQAAPVLHRAVIECLRTLRSVSSSEDFLGVGSLPVEVSSQALATLPVEGYILATRRAPSKAAGDDKAAPSSALLYDYDDFAPAILRQFSGLPILPSLQDIQREREQRAQAAVHRQEAEAQALETSKRPEKTQEEEERESRREDEEEPEASEKRAEDVAGLAAAIAAAHGDVAPGARVLLHFRDVNACVDEYFSSVDVQKGERAEAAARQEALSRVEKIKSDQEQRIQQLEEEAAHLLQQASAVEDNVLLVEQIIQLLRAALATGVDWEELARQMKQQAKEGHPLAVHVHDLKLEKQRALLLLEARPFPVDAGAEEAPGDGAEAEKPGAAASGHYDETLETVVVPVDITLSAHGNAQLLHSQVKQIRAKIHKTAVATESALAAADRKAQHAIALQDLQVLQAQQQLQKVRKPFWFEKFHWFVSSDRYLVLAGRDAQQNEILFRRYLRPQDVYVHADVHGAATCIIKNPNKDKGEDKADPLEPPVPVSTLQQCGEFAVCRSSAWSTKSPVAAWWVYGRQVSKSAPTGLYLSTGSFMIRGRRNFIQIHRLEMGFGLLFRLADEASVARHVALRKRFLQEAQEDAQTASSPAPATPAGVEVAAAGEDEAGKKKKCAFAAETEEGGTAERRLTRIGFLEPAERADTILGGGGGEEEGRLVLPRRKARKPTGFLRNGDIQQRAGLEALREVIDSRRASDIEGSTAGLPRKSKEELLAQLEQQEERQRHLEEQLNQVKQQLEEQLREASRSPSLGAHEGSAFRRRGRDSRGSVEFSRATIEEDEANASRDTPAGRRIRKRHPTGHLSAKAIAELRGEAAAAEIEEMKQATLEEQAQLVAAERQRLARRVSSSSSSLASAPCAESLRPLQQELLHRQYSAETHQLLMLEKLREVALQHGAEEVMARAESESRSRRSSSKLSKAGDDCHVTFSPDPPKVVEKTITALHVEFDGLPPEVIPRHDDPAGPLLVQIEEEMRAELEDDADRDTPPALRVDRGNDDDEAVRPHTPLRRRLTGFVHNWRAASDEDDEILATLRSARRRSSEDASGEEGGPPSRRSSPELSPAEPLDSRPPSLLLTRPGEAETAAVIDLCASGIRTPVSTAEADAKGSPRAKRGPKDRESFAVSSRSGSSLGGEGGARTKRQESWRRSPSAYSERSIVSTHSLTSLGSRFSRRVSVDEGPPPDGFTEETLPTPRELLSHSSVDLQQSGVDDEGDSGDEREIHIIVRRLSIKQEKELVRCRSADHGPTPKGFSSADVPSAKELLTLQQYLSDKLASPDQLHSEDDGTTSAGTRRSRRAVSEGSVPLFAEEPRARRTEGRSKEDEEVFLDACTGEAATETEEDAKGEEEEETSQSEDEDDTSEEEGTDDAVKEEPSKGEEEEEEEESGEKEEEEREEEEEATGEGVVQKKRVSAAERRRMKKKRELEEGEDKQKDEGEGKKNKPKGPRMQPVPRGKRGKLAKMKKKYPDQDEEERKFKMSLIGAEEIKTGGKESAPPAGGVDASPSAPKKTPGRKAAQLREERRELKEIFDEEDPGVDEKLAEQCSQIDLLTAAPLPEDALLCAVPVTAPYSAMSKYKFKAKLVPGTMKKGKAGQAVLKHFMQQVEDSHQKQLIKAVTLAEVALCMISDVRISIPGMQKKLTTAKRQKAAQKKASFADE, encoded by the exons ATGGCGCCGACCAAACAGCGTGTGGGCGCCCTCGATGTGCGCGCCGTGGTGGCGTCTGTGAGGCCGTTGATTTTaggcctgcgcgtcgcgaaCGTTTACGACTTCTCGACTGGAGggggcgctcgcggagccgGAAGCAGCAGCTACATTTTGAAGTTCGCGGGCCGCGACTCGAAAGTCTTTCTGTTCATTCACGCGGGCTTCCGCATGTATACCACAGAGTGGAAGAAGGACAAGGGCGccctgccttcgccgttctgcatgcgcctccgcaAGGCACTGCGAACCAAGAAGTTGGAGGATATCCAGCAACACGGCGCGGACCGCGTAGTCACGCTGACTTTCGGCAGGGGGGAAAGCACACTTCATCTCGTTGTCGAGCTGTATGTCGCAGGCAACATCATTCTCACGGACCACGAAAACCTCATTCTCGCGGTGCTGAGGAGCCACACGCTCACCCCGTCTGcggctcctgcagctgcggccacAGAGAGGTCGGGGACTAAGGGAGAGGGAAAGGGAGGTGAGCGCGagcaggagacgcagccCCACCGGATCGCCGTGAGAGAGTACTACCGAGTCGTTCCCCCGGAGATGTCTCTCTTGCGTGACGGGCTCCGCCCCGTCGATCTGACTGTCGAGACTGTCAAGAGACAGCTGCAGGCCGTGTTGGAGGAGatcgcggcgcaggagaaaaGGAGCGAAAAACCTCAAAAGGCCGCGCACATCACTTGGGCGCAGGCTGTGGGCCGCCTGGCGCCCTTTGTCAAccccgcgctcgctctccaTGGCCTTCTCGTCGCGACAGAaggggacgaaggcgccaAAAAGCGCGCGCTCACGCTGGAAGGAGTCGAACAAGCCGCTCCTGTGCTCCATCGAGCCGTCATCGAGTGCCTCCGGACA CTTCGCTCTGTGAGCTCGTCTGAAGACTTCCTTGGCGTCGGTTCGCTCCCCGTCGAGGTGTCTAgccaggcgctggcgacgctgccCGTAGAGGGGTACATCCTCGCTACGCGTCGGGCGCCCTCGAAGGCAGCGGGGGACGACAAagccgctccctcctcggcgctgcTCTACGACTACGATGACTTCGCGCCCGCCATCCTGCGGCAGTTCAGCGGCTTGCCAATCCTCCCCTCTCTGCAGGACAttcagcgcgagcgcgaacaacgcgcgcaggccgccgtgCACcgccaggaggcggaggcgcaggcgcttgaGACCTCGAAGCGCCCAGAAAAAAcccaggaagaagaggagagagagagcaggagggaggacgaggaggaaccggaagcgagcgagaagcgcgcggaagaTGTTGCGGGTTTGGCCGCCGcgatcgccgccgcgcatggCGACGTGGCCcccggcgcgcgagtgcTGCTGCATTTTCGGGACGTGAACGCATGCGTGGATGAGTACTTCAGCAGCGTGGACGTGCAGAAGGGCgagcgggcggaggcggccgcgcggcaggaggcgctcAGCCGCGTCGAGAAGATCAAGAGCGACCAGGAGCAGCGCATCCAGCAGCttgaagaagaggccgcaCACCTGCTGCAACAGGCGTCGGCCGTGGAGGACAACGTGCTGCTTGTGGAGCAAATCATTCAGCTCCtacgcgccgcgctcgcgacgGGCGTCGACTGGGAGGAGCTCGCCAGACAGATgaagcagcaggcgaaggagggtCACCCGCTCGCGGTCCACGTCCATGATCTGAAGCTGGAGAAGCAACGCGCCCTCCTGCTGCTCGAGGCCCGGCCGTTCCCCGTCGACGCCGGAGCCGAGGAAgcgccgggcgacggcgcagaggcggagaagccgggggcggcggcttcGGGTCACTACGACGAGACCCTGGAGACGGTAGTGGTTCCGGTGGACATTACGCTGTCGGCGCACGGgaacgcgcagctgctgcactcGCAGGTGAAGCAGATCAGGGCGAAGATCCACAAGACGGCAGTCGCGACGGAgagcgcgctggcggcggcggatcgCAAGGCACAGCACGCGATCGCGCTGCAGGACCTACAGgtcctgcaggcgcagcagcagctgcagaaagtGCGGAAGCCGTTCTGGTTCGAAAAGTTTCACTGGTTTGTCTCCAGCGACCGCTACCTGGTGCTCGCCGGCCGCGATGCTCAGCAGAACGAAATCCTTTTCAGGCGCTACCTGCGCCCGCAGGACGTCTATGTCCACGCCGACGTCCACGGGGCAGCCACTTGCATCATCAAAAACCCAAACAAAGACAAAGGCGAAGACAAGGCCGACCCTCTCGAGCCGCCCGTGCCCGTCTCCACGCTGCAGCAGTGCGGAGAATTCGCCGTCTGCCGAAGCAGCGCCTGGAGCACCAAAagccccgtcgccgcctggtGGGTATACGGCCGCCAAGTCTCCAAGTCTGCCCCCACTGGGCTCTACCTCAG CACCGGTTCGTTCATGattcgcgggcgccgcaacTTTATTCAGATTCACCGCCTCGAGATGGGGTTCGGCCTCCTGTTTCGGCTGGCGGATGAAGCCTCCGTGGCGCGCCACGTGGCGCTTCGCAAGCGCTTcctgcaggaggcgcaggaagacgcgcagactgcctcctcgccggcgccggcgacgccggctgGGGTGgaggtcgctgcggcgggcgaagacgaggcgggcaagaagaagaagtgcgcgttcgccgctgagacggaggagggggggactGCCGAGAGGCGGCTCACGCGTATCGGCTTCCTCGAGCCAGCAGAGCGCGCCGACACGATactgggcggcggcggaggcgaagaagaggggcgCCTCGTGCTGCCTAGAAGAAAGGCGCGCAAACCTACGGGGTTCCTACGAAACGGAGACATCCAGCAGCGAGCG GGCCTGGAGGCGCTGAGGGAAGTGATTGATTCACGTCGCGCGTCAGACATCGAAGGGTCGACTGCAGGCTTGCCGCGAAAGAGCAAGGAGGAGTTGCTTGCGCAGCTGGAGCAGCAAGAGGAGCGCCAACGCCACCTGGAGGAGCAACTGAATCAAGTCAAACAGCAGCTCgaggagcagctgcgcgaggcgtcgcgaAGTCCCTCGCTGGGCGCC CACGAGGGCAGCGCATTCCGACGTCGCGGCCGGgactcgcgcggcagcgtggagttttcgcgggcgacgatcgaggaggacgaagcgaaCGCGAGCCGAGACACGCCCGCCGGGCGGCGCATTCGCAAGCGCCACCCCACGGGGCACCTCAGCGCGAAGGCCATCGCAGAGCTGCGAG gcgaagcagctgcagccgagATTGAAGAGATGAAGCAGGCGACTCTGGaggagcaggcgcagctagtcgcggcggagagacagcgtttggcgcggcgcgtcagctcgtcgtcttcttctctggcgAGCGCCCCGTGTGCAGAgagcctgcggccgctgcagcaggagctgctgcatcgGCAGTacagcgcagagacgcaccaGCTGCTGATGCTGGAGAAGCTGCGAGAAGTTGCGCTGCAGCACGGGGCGGAGGAGGTCatggcgcgcgcggagagcgagagccgcagccggcggagcTCCTCGAAGCTCTCCAAGGCCGGCGACGACTGCCACGTCACGTTCTCGCCCGACCCGCCGAAAGTCGTGGAAAAAACGATAACTGCGCTGCACGTCGAGTTCGATGGCCTCCCCCCCGAAGTAATCCCGCGCCACGACGATCCCGCGGGTCCCCTCCTCGTGCAGATCGAAGAGGAGATGCGCGCCGAACTCGAGGATGACGCAGACCGCGATACCCCGCCAGCCCTGCGCGTCGACCGCGGCAACgatgacgacgaggcggTTCGGCCTCACACGCctctccgcagacgcctgaCCGGATTCGTCCACAACTGGCGAGCGGCttcagacgaagacgacgagatACTCGCCACGCTACGatccgcccgccgccgaagcagcGAGGATGCCTCTGGAGAAG AGGGCGGACCTCCCTCGCGCCGGTCGTCGCCGGAGttgtcgccggcggagccgctggactcgcggccgccatcgctgctgctgacgcgtccgggcgaggcggagacagcagcggtGATTGACCTCTGCGCGTCGGGGATCCGCACGCCTGTCtcgacggcggaggctgacGCGAAGGGTTCGCCGCGTGCGAAGCGCGGGCCTAAAGACCGCGAGAGCTTTGCCGTCAGCAGCCGCTCGGGTTCGAgcctcggcggcgaaggaggcgcacgaACCAAGCGACAGGAGAGCTGGCGCAGGAGTCCCTCGGCCTACAGCGAGCGCTCCATCGTCTCCACGCATAGCCTCACCTCGCTCGGAAGCCGCTTCAGCCGACGCGTGAGCGTCGACGAAGGCCCGCCGCCCGACG GCTTCACCGAGGAAACCCTCCCtacgccgcgcgagctcctctcCCACAGCAGCGTGGATCTCCAACAAAGCGGCGTCGACGATGAAGGCGACTCCGGCGACGAAAGAGAAATCCACATCATC GTGCGGCGGCTGTCGATAAAACAAGAGAAAGAGCTTGTGCGTTGCCGCAGCGCAGACCACGGTCCGACGCCCAAGGGCTTCAGCTCAGCCGATGTCCCTTCTGCGAAAGAGCTCCTCACGCTGCAGCAGTACCTCTCAGACAAGCTCGCGTCTCCAG ACCAACTTCACTCCGAGGACGACGGGACGACGTCAGCGGgcacgcggaggagccgaCGCGCAGTGAGCGAAGGCAGCGTGCCGCTGTTTGCCGAGGAGCCACGAGCGCGAAGGACGGAGGGAAGAAGcaaagaggacgaagaagtcttcctcgacgcctgcaccggcgaggcagctacggagacggaggaggacgccaagggggaggaggaagaagagacgtcGCAGTCTGAGGACGAAGATGACACTTctgaggaagaaggcacCGACGACGCCGTGAAGGAAGAACCCAGCAagggggaggaagaagaggaagaagaagagagcggcgaaaaggaagaagaagagagagaagaggaagaagaggcgactggagaaggcgtcgtgcagaagaagagagtgTCCGCAGCTGAAAGGCGACGGATGAAGAAAAAGCGCGAGCtcgaagagggagaggacaagcagaaggacgagggagagggaaaGAAAAACAAGCCTAAGGGGCCCCGCATGCAACCCGTCCCCCGaggaaagagaggaaaactCGCCAAAATGAAGAAAAAGTACCCCGAccaagacgaagaagaaaggaaatTCAAAATGTCACTCATCGGCGCTGAAGAG ATCAAGACGGGTGGCAAGGaatcggcgccgcctgcaggggGGGTGGATGCGAGCCCCTCGGCTCCGAAGAAGACTCCCGGGCGGAAAGCCGCCCAgctgcgcgaagagcgacgcgaaCTGAAGGAAATCTTTGACGAGGAAGACCCCGGCGTCGACGAGAAGCTCGCG GAACAATGCAGCCAAATCGACCTCCTgacggccgcgccgctccctgAGGACGCGCTGCTCTGCGCCGTGCCCGTGACCGCGCCTTACTCTGCGATGAGC AAATACAAGTTCAAGGCGAAGCTCGTCCCGGGCACGATGAAGAAGGGCAAGGCAGGACAGGCCGTGCTGAAGCACTTCATGCAGCAAGTCGAAGACAGCCACCAGAAACAACTCATCAAAGCTGTCACG CTCGCGGAAGTGGCTCTCTGTATGATCAGCGACGTGCGCATCAGCATCCCGGGCATGCAGAAGAAGCTGACGACTGCGAAACGtcagaaggccgcgcagaaaaaagcaTCTTTCGCGGATGAGTag
- a CDS encoding hypothetical protein (encoded by transcript BESB_035900), translating into MTGKTRVRFALAALAVTAVASVLQSEAITTGPRAVKSGTRLVGAAARRVLDTAARQARPATAAGRLGTPAGSTPPGAVSPPVWASEKVPQRESLASRVSSLAGGTSQQHFVNPEGGDTGGEDDTGLVDQNEAGDPSRGPGGPKDINAALAGTPAGMYAGSNSNLTPEEKRGLLKFEQKYSRVRKQALMAGQHLNNDRDSRGRLRRGAVGRAVKYANDNYTD; encoded by the coding sequence ATGACTGGAAAGACACGTGTTCGATttgccctcgccgcccttgCGGTGACCGCAGTCGCGAGTGTCCTCCAGTCCGAGGCCATCACAACAGGCCCCCGGGCCGTGAAATCTGGCACAAGACTCGTtggagccgccgccagaCGCGTCTTAGACACGGCAGCACGCCaagcgcggcctgcgacaGCTGCCGGGAGGCTCGGAACACCGGCAGGCAGCACCCCACCTGGGGCCGTCAGCCCACCAGTCTGGGCATCTGAAAAAGTACCGCAACGTGAGTCGCTTGCCTCCCGCGTGTCAAGTCTCGCGGGAGGAACTTCACAGCAACATTTTGTGAACccggaaggaggcgacacCGGAGGTGAGGACGATACCGGGCTTGTCGACCAAAACGAGGCTGGTGATCCGTCTCGTGGACCGGGGGGTCCCAAGGACATCAATGCTGCTCTCGCGGGCACTCCAGCGGGTATGTATGCCGGATCCAACTCCAATCTGACTCCCGAAGAAAAACGGGGTCTCTTGAAGTTCGAGCAGAAGTACAGCAGAGTCCGTAAACAGGCGTTAATGGCTGGTCAACATCTTAACAATGACAGGGACTCTCGAGGCCGGCTGAGGAGAGGAGCGGTAGGGAGAGCCGTTAAATACGCCAACGACAACTACACGGATTAG
- a CDS encoding Armadillo/beta-catenin family repeat-containing protein (encoded by transcript BESB_035910), protein MAWPGPWPLGSSDDVAALVANGCLAPLFALVFSFHPSHLWPEGLQVSGAGRPPLPPGGHEEEEVLEQFLWALGNIAGNSIHFRDLLLSPKALFQHIQQLPRCPSLQRQPPLLRLLQRYGETLVRLQQKLHSKSSADQNAECPSPSLQEQLLALLPQCQNIQTWRTGIWLLSHLQGTTPTAVVPQLQHALLHLQDEETLADARWALEGLAAHPRGAAMLVERRELLTSVIHILAQCSKECCCASSCASSCASSPNFAGFPSHPFEASASRPEQGNRPSARSTCCRVCSDSSGGSARDSETDSQHQMCVRPALRIVGQVATGSVRQTQLLLDCWVTGSDQPDARGEAASSGAHQSLSREPSSLLLHILRVLLCHDWKAVRKDCGWCISNIAVGPLHQLQQLLRVRTLEAVLVQLATCEEEEEEVCEMLRVTARTADPKAAAAAADAVACILEKAAPEMPPRAQTLSAHSEPPPVLILEAPPLSVERLRGIRGRMERPMAGWGRASASLLEEDCPMLMQLLLEQLQQQSGLCPEVAARIGRTGEALLAVAAVVSRQQSLVQQLLHQCHQYHAHVVTDHLLRENVPKRSHEGRARLIPREDLQDRLSVGVKEAAAAQTLISTRVGGEPGDGQQSVFSFIDGKRLCSRRPASQFP, encoded by the exons ATGGCGTGGCCAGGTCCTTGGCCTCT CGGGTCCTCCGAcgacgtcgcggcgctggttGCCAACGGCTGCCTTGCGCCTCTGTTCGCCCTTGTCTTTTCCTTCCATCCCTCTCATCTCTGGCCCGAGGGACTCCAAGTGTCGGGCGCGGGGCGTCCTCCCCTGCCGCCTGGAGGccatgaagaagaagaggtgCTGGAGCAGTTTTTGTGGGCTCTTGGAAACATCGCGGGCAACAGCATACACTTTCGAGACCTTCTCCTGTCGCCCAAGGCCTTATTCCAGCACATTCAGCAACTCCCAAGGTGCCCGTCGTTACAGAGACAGCCTCcactgcttcgccttctccagcgctACGGCGAAACTCTCGTACGCCTGCAGCAAAAACTCCACAGCAAAAGCAGTGCCGACCAGAACGCGGAGTGCCCGTCTCCTTCCCTGCAGGAACAGCTCCTCGCTCTTCTGCCTCAGTGCCAAAACATCCAAACCTGGCGCACAGGCATTTGGCTCCTCTCCCACTTGCAGGGGACAACCCCGACCGCAG TCGTGCCGCAGCTCCAGCACGCCCTGCTCCATCTGCAGGATGAGGAGACGCTGGCTGACGCACGCTGGGCCCTTGAGGGCCTCGCTGCCcatccgcgaggcgctgcgatgCTTgtcgagcggcgcgagctcctcACATCCGTTATTCACATTCTGGCGCAGTGCAGCAAGGaatgctgctgcgcctcgtcgtgcgcctcgtcgtGCGCCTCGTCACCCAATTTCGCTGGTTTCCCCTCGCACCCTTTTGaggcttctgcgtctcgccctgAACAGGGGAAccggccgtcggcgcgcagcaCCTGCTGCCGAGTCTGCTCAGACTCTTCTGGCGGCTCGGCGCGAGACTCCGAGACAGATTCGCAGCACCAAATGTGCGTGCGGCCTGCTCTGCGCATTGTGGGTCAGGTCGCAACGGGCAgcgtgcggcagacgcagctccTTCTGGACTGCTGGGTCACAGGGTCTGACCAGCCTgatgcgcgcggcgaggccgcgagcagcgGTGCGCACCAGAGCTTGAGCCGGGAGCCTTCCTCCTTGCTGCTTCACATTTTGCGAGTCTTGCTGTGCCACGACTGGAAGGCAGTCCGGAAGGACTGCGGATGGTGCATTAGCAACATCGCCGTAGGGCCGCTTCATcagctccagcagctgctgcgcgtgagAACTCTCGAGGCGGTGCTGGTGCAGCTCGCCACGtgtgaagaggaggaagaggaa GTGTGTGAGATGCTCCGAGTCACTGCACGGACGGCTGACCCgaaggctgctgcggcggcggctgatGCGGTGGCTTGCATTCTCGAAAAGGCCGCGCCGGAAATGCCCCCGCGAGCGCAGACATTGAGTGCACACAGCGAGCCGCCTCCTGTGCTTATCCTagaggcgccgcccctctctgtggagcgcctgcgaggaaTTCGTGGGCGAATGGAGAGGCCGATGGCAGGCTGGGGCCGAGCCAG CGCCTCGCTTCTCGAAGAAGACTGCCCCATGCTGAtgcagctcctcctcgagCAGCTTCAGCAACAGAGCGGCCTGTGCCCTGAGGTCGCTGCGCGAATTGGGCGGACCGGCGAGGCCCTCCTTgcagtcgccgccgtcgtcagTCGACAGCAGTCGCTCGTTCAGCAGCTGTTGCACCAGTGCCACCAGTACCATGCGCATGTTGTCACGGACCATTTACTGAGAGAAAATGTGCCAAAAAGGTCTCACGAAGGCCGGGCGCGACTCATTCCTCGAGAAGACCTCCAGGACCGTCTCTCAGTGGGAGTGAaggaagcagcagcggctcagACCCTGATCTCTACCCGCGTGGGGGGTGAGCCCGGCGATGGTCAGCAATCTGTTTTTTCCTTTATTGACGGGAAGCGGCTTTGCAGCAGACGACCAGCGTCTCAGTTTCCTTGA
- a CDS encoding Armadillo/beta-catenin family repeat-containing protein (encoded by transcript BESB_035920) → MAPPTGSPSLPSAGSRHMQRRRSVFCGAGLSVDTGSEAELHELTQFFRQKLAIKCTALCTPGSFHANACPQDLPAALASPEDSDRLLRLMQALLSRSLEAPAVLSLPVTREENKGSGHSTAAPFCHAGLSPSALHVLRADAPGAN, encoded by the coding sequence ATGGCGCCCCCGACGggctctccttcgctgccaTCGGCCGGCTCCCGCCAtatgcagaggcgccgcagcgtcttctgcggcgccggtctGTCTGTGGATaccggcagcgaggcggagctgcaCGAGCTGACGCAGTTCTTTCGTCAAAAACTCGCGATCAAATGCACCGCTCTGTGCACACCCGGCTCTTTCCACGCCAATGCGTGTCCGCAAGACCTCCCTGCGgccctcgcgtctcccgAGGACTCGgaccgccttctccgcctcatGCAGGCTCTTCTGAGTCGCTCACTGGAGGCGCccgctgtcctctctcttcccgTCACCCGCGAGGAAAATAAAGGCTCTGGGCACTCTACAGCCGCCCCATTCTGCCACGCTGGactctccccctccgccttgcatgtcctccgcgccgacgcgcctggGGCGAACTAG